Proteins encoded within one genomic window of Saccharopolyspora pogona:
- a CDS encoding FtsB family cell division protein translates to MPVGRASDPQRRNRRGESPAERRGERVRRDGTRTSGRRPGRQASTRSRPRSSTGGAFKLSSTRRAAGLAMLVCVMALSVSVPLRTYLSQRAELAQQEQQQAELTQQVRELEQRKAELSDPAQVEAEARARLGYVRPGETPYIVEVPTEPAAPPPPVAPAEDGAPWYEDLWNSVMGKGS, encoded by the coding sequence ATGCCGGTCGGGCGCGCATCGGATCCACAGCGGCGCAACCGCCGGGGCGAGTCCCCGGCGGAGCGCCGTGGTGAGCGCGTCCGCCGGGACGGGACCAGGACCTCGGGCCGGAGACCGGGTCGGCAGGCGTCGACCCGGTCCCGCCCGCGGTCCAGCACGGGGGGAGCGTTCAAGCTCTCCTCGACCAGGCGGGCCGCGGGCCTGGCGATGCTGGTCTGCGTGATGGCGTTGAGCGTGTCGGTGCCGTTGCGCACCTACCTGAGCCAACGCGCCGAGCTGGCCCAGCAGGAACAGCAGCAAGCGGAGCTGACCCAGCAGGTCAGGGAGCTGGAACAGCGCAAGGCGGAGCTCTCCGATCCGGCGCAGGTGGAAGCGGAAGCGCGGGCCCGGCTGGGCTACGTGCGCCCGGGCGAGACGCCCTACATCGTGGAGGTGCCGACCGAACCGGCCGCGCCGCCGCCCCCGGTCGCCCCCGCCGAAGACGGCGCGCCGTGGTACGAAGACCTCTGGAATTCGGTGATGGGAAAGGGATCTTGA
- the eno gene encoding phosphopyruvate hydratase, which produces MAIIEQVGAREILDSRGNPTVEVEVALEDGTLSRAAVPSGASTGEHEAVELRDGDAARYGGKGVENAVAAVLDEIGPELTGLDATEQRVVDQKLVDLDGTPDKSRLGANAILGVSLAVAKAAAETSGLELFRYVGGPNAHVLPVPMMNILNGGAHADTGIDIQEFMIAPIGADTFSEALRWGTETYHALKSVLKAKGLATGLGDEGGFAPDLPNNREALDLIASAVEKAGYKLGRDIVLALDVAATEFFSEGTYNFEGSKRTAEQMAAYYQELLGAYPLVSIEDPLAEDDWDGWTSLTEQVGDQVQLVGDDLFVTNPERLEDGISRGAANALLVKVNQIGTLSETLDAVSLATSCGYKSMMSHRSGETEDTTIADLAVATGCGQIKTGAPARSERVAKYNQLLRIEEALGDAARYAGELAFPRFTPES; this is translated from the coding sequence GTGGCGATCATCGAGCAGGTCGGAGCCCGCGAGATCCTCGACTCGCGCGGGAACCCCACCGTCGAGGTCGAAGTGGCATTGGAGGACGGCACGCTCAGCCGCGCTGCGGTCCCCTCAGGTGCCTCGACCGGCGAGCACGAGGCCGTCGAGCTGCGCGACGGTGACGCCGCCCGCTACGGCGGCAAGGGTGTCGAGAACGCGGTCGCGGCGGTGTTGGACGAGATCGGCCCGGAGCTGACCGGGTTGGACGCCACCGAGCAGCGCGTCGTCGACCAGAAGCTGGTCGACCTGGACGGCACGCCGGACAAGTCCCGGCTGGGCGCCAACGCCATCCTCGGCGTCTCGCTGGCGGTCGCCAAGGCCGCCGCGGAGACCTCCGGGCTGGAGCTGTTCCGTTACGTCGGCGGACCGAACGCGCACGTGCTGCCGGTGCCGATGATGAACATCCTCAACGGCGGCGCGCACGCCGACACCGGCATCGACATCCAGGAGTTCATGATCGCGCCGATCGGCGCGGACACCTTCTCCGAGGCGCTGCGCTGGGGCACCGAGACCTACCACGCGCTGAAGTCGGTGCTCAAGGCCAAGGGCCTGGCCACCGGTCTGGGCGACGAGGGCGGGTTCGCCCCGGACCTGCCGAACAACCGCGAGGCCCTGGACCTGATCGCCTCGGCGGTGGAGAAGGCCGGTTACAAGCTGGGCCGCGACATCGTGCTGGCGCTGGACGTCGCCGCGACCGAGTTCTTCTCCGAGGGCACCTACAACTTCGAGGGCTCCAAGCGCACCGCCGAGCAGATGGCGGCGTACTACCAGGAACTCCTCGGCGCCTATCCGCTGGTGTCCATCGAGGACCCGCTGGCCGAGGACGACTGGGACGGCTGGACCAGCCTGACCGAGCAGGTCGGCGACCAGGTGCAACTGGTCGGCGACGACCTGTTCGTCACCAATCCGGAGCGGCTGGAGGACGGCATCAGCCGGGGCGCGGCCAACGCGCTGCTGGTCAAGGTCAACCAGATCGGCACGCTGTCGGAGACCCTGGACGCGGTCAGCCTCGCCACCTCGTGCGGCTACAAGAGCATGATGAGCCACCGCTCCGGCGAGACCGAGGACACCACGATCGCCGACCTGGCGGTGGCCACCGGCTGCGGCCAGATCAAGACCGGTGCCCCGGCCCGCAGCGAGCGCGTCGCCAAGTACAACCAGCTGCTGCGCATTGAGGAGGCCCTCGGTGACGCCGCCCGCTACGCGGGCGAGCTGGCCTTCCCGCGGTTCACGCCGGAGAGCTGA
- a CDS encoding tetratricopeptide repeat protein, which produces MTTEGTVEAFRRAEELLAQRRPLEAIRVLEPVLDIAADKPSVQLLLGRAYFFSAQLRRAERAFLRVLEFDPSDHYARLVLGRTLQRLGRLNEARAQIRLAATMHPVPAYQEALGEINAHIATRDI; this is translated from the coding sequence ATGACGACCGAAGGCACCGTCGAAGCGTTCCGCCGGGCGGAAGAACTGCTCGCGCAGCGCCGCCCCCTGGAAGCCATCCGCGTCTTAGAACCGGTCCTCGACATCGCCGCCGACAAGCCGAGCGTGCAACTGCTGCTCGGGCGGGCTTACTTCTTCTCGGCCCAGCTGCGCCGCGCCGAGCGAGCGTTCCTGCGCGTGCTGGAGTTCGACCCGTCGGACCACTATGCGCGCCTGGTGCTGGGCCGCACCCTGCAGCGCCTGGGCCGCTTGAACGAGGCGCGCGCCCAGATCAGGCTGGCCGCGACGATGCACCCGGTGCCCGCGTACCAAGAAGCGCTGGGCGAGATCAACGCCCACATCGCCACCCGCGACATCTGA
- a CDS encoding lytic murein transglycosylase, with the protein MIRTTSLVSAAFGRLVVAVALLAAMVVGVGMVSVFGKPPTAPVAEPPPEQDVAPAPVVPGSMAPPVEEPLAQPRPGADPVREWADEVSVVVDIPARAIVSYVNADLAMRRYQPDCKISWATLAGLGRIESNHGRFAGRLLREDARPSSPIIGVPLNGAPGIRVIPDTDGGALDGDVVHDRAVGPMQFIPSTWRKWATDGDGDGIGDPQNLDDAAMAAARYLCAGGRDMTTGAGWWSGVMSYNYSVEYGQKVFALAESYAEAGNRRR; encoded by the coding sequence GTGATCAGGACCACGTCCCTGGTGTCGGCTGCCTTCGGGCGGCTCGTGGTCGCCGTTGCGCTGCTGGCCGCGATGGTCGTCGGGGTCGGGATGGTCAGTGTGTTCGGCAAGCCCCCGACCGCGCCGGTGGCCGAGCCGCCGCCCGAGCAGGACGTGGCGCCCGCGCCGGTGGTACCCGGCTCGATGGCGCCGCCGGTCGAGGAACCCCTCGCGCAGCCCAGGCCCGGCGCGGACCCGGTGCGGGAGTGGGCCGACGAGGTGTCGGTGGTGGTGGACATCCCGGCCCGGGCGATCGTCTCCTACGTCAACGCGGACCTGGCGATGCGCCGTTACCAGCCGGACTGCAAGATCTCCTGGGCGACGCTGGCGGGCCTCGGCCGCATCGAGTCCAACCACGGCCGCTTCGCCGGGCGGTTGCTGCGCGAGGACGCCCGGCCGTCGAGCCCGATCATCGGGGTACCGCTCAACGGCGCACCGGGGATCCGGGTCATCCCGGACACCGACGGCGGTGCGCTCGACGGCGACGTCGTGCACGACCGCGCGGTGGGGCCGATGCAGTTCATCCCGTCGACGTGGCGTAAGTGGGCGACCGACGGCGACGGCGACGGCATCGGCGATCCGCAGAACCTGGACGACGCCGCGATGGCCGCGGCCCGCTACCTCTGCGCGGGCGGCCGGGACATGACCACCGGTGCGGGTTGGTGGTCGGGAGTCATGTCGTACAACTACTCGGTGGAGTACGGCCAGAAGGTGTTCGCCCTGGCCGAGTCCTACGCCGAAGCGGGCAACCGCCGCCGCTGA
- a CDS encoding lytic transglycosylase domain-containing protein: protein MLLPRRLWLLLAPVLTLLASCAPPVSSSRGSTEFTPPSAVAPPDPGVAPPMVELLAPGGPPIPPSARPQRQLAGWAESMADELNIPRAALQAYGYAQQAIEAKSPTCGLSWSLLAGIGAVESSHGRFGGARLDETGRPSKPIIGLPLDGSSGVKRIPDTDDGEFDGDTVWDRAVGPLQFIPSTWRDWAIDADGDGVRDPQDIDDAALAAGNYLCSVGGDLNDPQRFWAALLTYNKSRSYGQEVLDYADYYGKASRALPVDG from the coding sequence ATGCTCTTGCCGCGTCGGTTATGGCTGCTGTTGGCCCCGGTGCTCACGTTGCTCGCTTCTTGCGCACCGCCGGTCTCGTCGTCGCGAGGAAGCACCGAGTTCACGCCGCCGTCGGCGGTCGCGCCGCCCGACCCCGGCGTCGCCCCGCCGATGGTGGAGCTGCTCGCGCCGGGCGGCCCGCCGATACCGCCGAGCGCCCGGCCGCAGCGGCAGCTCGCCGGCTGGGCCGAGTCGATGGCCGACGAGCTCAACATCCCGCGCGCCGCGCTCCAGGCCTACGGCTACGCGCAGCAGGCCATTGAGGCGAAGTCGCCGACCTGCGGGCTCAGCTGGTCGCTGCTCGCGGGGATCGGCGCCGTGGAATCCAGTCACGGCCGGTTCGGCGGGGCGCGGCTGGACGAGACCGGGCGGCCGAGCAAGCCGATCATCGGGCTACCTCTGGACGGCAGCTCCGGCGTCAAGCGCATTCCGGACACCGACGACGGCGAGTTCGACGGCGACACGGTGTGGGACCGCGCGGTGGGGCCGCTGCAGTTCATCCCGAGCACCTGGCGCGACTGGGCGATCGACGCCGACGGCGACGGGGTCCGGGATCCGCAGGACATCGACGATGCCGCCCTGGCTGCGGGCAACTACCTGTGCAGCGTGGGCGGTGACCTGAACGATCCGCAGCGGTTCTGGGCGGCGCTGCTGACCTACAACAAGAGCCGCAGCTACGGCCAGGAAGTCCTGGACTACGCCGACTACTACGGCAAGGCCAGCCGCGCCCTCCCGGTCGATGGCTGA
- a CDS encoding MazG family protein, which translates to MSEVRVQEDSAVVVVDDRLGDVLPAAALPLLRSAAAVYAEPGLAPATRAALDAPAPPAAADLLAQAAREPVVLIVGALGCADADALRAAGARLIAAPAPAGIELLDAVTVMDRLRSPGGCPWDAEQDHDTLRKYLVEETYELLDAIEHRDREALREELGDVLLQVLFHARVATEDPADPFDIDAVAAGLVSKLVSRHPHVFADGPALLDAESQHARWEELKQQEKQRESIVDGVALGQPAVALAAKLVQRANRAGIPADAMPRGENPGEALFDTAAQAKLDGHDPEDQLRAVALAFAERIRSAERRARESGREPAELSAADWRELVSDLPDPAGVRSE; encoded by the coding sequence ATGAGCGAGGTCCGGGTGCAGGAAGATTCCGCGGTCGTCGTGGTCGACGACCGGCTTGGCGACGTTCTACCGGCAGCGGCGCTGCCGCTGCTGCGCAGCGCTGCCGCCGTCTACGCCGAACCCGGCCTCGCGCCCGCTACGCGCGCGGCGCTCGACGCCCCCGCGCCGCCTGCGGCGGCAGATCTGCTGGCGCAGGCTGCTCGGGAACCTGTCGTGCTGATCGTCGGCGCACTCGGCTGCGCCGACGCCGACGCGCTCCGCGCCGCGGGTGCGCGGCTGATCGCCGCCCCGGCGCCGGCCGGGATCGAGCTGCTGGACGCGGTGACGGTGATGGACCGGCTGCGTTCGCCCGGCGGCTGCCCGTGGGACGCCGAGCAGGACCACGACACGCTGCGCAAGTACCTCGTCGAGGAGACCTACGAGCTGCTCGACGCGATCGAGCACCGCGACCGGGAGGCGCTGCGCGAGGAGCTGGGGGACGTGCTGCTGCAGGTCCTGTTCCACGCGCGGGTCGCGACGGAGGATCCGGCCGATCCGTTCGACATCGACGCGGTCGCCGCGGGCCTTGTCAGCAAGCTCGTGTCGCGGCACCCGCACGTCTTCGCCGACGGACCGGCGCTGCTGGACGCCGAGTCGCAGCACGCCCGCTGGGAGGAGCTGAAGCAGCAGGAGAAGCAGCGCGAGTCCATTGTGGATGGTGTCGCGCTGGGGCAGCCGGCGGTGGCCCTGGCCGCCAAGCTGGTGCAGCGCGCGAACCGCGCCGGGATTCCTGCGGACGCGATGCCGCGCGGCGAAAACCCTGGTGAGGCGCTGTTCGACACCGCCGCGCAGGCGAAGCTGGACGGTCACGACCCGGAGGACCAGCTGCGCGCGGTCGCGCTGGCATTCGCCGAGCGCATCCGTTCGGCCGAGCGGCGAGCCCGCGAGTCCGGCCGGGAGCCGGCGGAGCTCTCGGCGGCCGACTGGCGGGAGCTGGTGTCCGATTTGCCGGACCCGGCGGGTGTGCGTTCGGAGTAG
- a CDS encoding SurA N-terminal domain-containing protein, with product MPRHGRLLASIAAAGLLLAGCGSGPSQVGAAAIVGDNRIPVSDVQSWFGEVLAKEPGLREKWQQQGQLDDLGRKLASQLVLQELVAQAARDEGLTVTDQQVADLINQVGGPQRATEGGINTPEGLRDVVRTYLLETELGRKYVDRLAITFDYSRASTRGEAEEKAKRMAQGPAEAAALVQEDAKAGVLAVLDQKLRPSDNPKLAPLFGAQPGTVLAFEPETNSGQWLIARIKERRTDAPPTASSGGMGDQMLQSLGIGLLGITADRVGVRLSPRYGVWDRVNLVAVPSEGETAGFRLSAPAAAG from the coding sequence ATGCCGCGCCACGGGCGCCTTCTCGCATCGATCGCCGCAGCCGGGCTGCTGCTCGCCGGTTGCGGTTCCGGCCCCAGCCAGGTCGGCGCAGCCGCGATCGTCGGCGACAACCGCATCCCGGTCTCCGATGTCCAGTCCTGGTTCGGTGAGGTGCTCGCGAAGGAACCGGGCCTCAGGGAGAAGTGGCAACAGCAGGGGCAACTCGACGACCTCGGTAGGAAACTGGCCTCGCAGCTGGTCCTGCAGGAGCTGGTCGCGCAGGCGGCCCGCGACGAGGGGCTGACCGTCACCGACCAGCAGGTCGCCGACCTGATCAACCAGGTAGGCGGGCCGCAGAGGGCGACCGAGGGTGGGATCAACACCCCGGAGGGCCTCCGCGACGTGGTCAGAACCTACCTGCTGGAAACGGAACTCGGGCGCAAGTACGTCGACCGGCTGGCGATCACCTTCGACTACAGCCGGGCGAGCACGCGCGGCGAGGCAGAGGAGAAGGCCAAGCGCATGGCGCAGGGCCCGGCGGAGGCCGCCGCGCTCGTCCAGGAGGACGCCAAGGCCGGCGTTCTGGCGGTGCTCGACCAGAAGCTGCGCCCCAGCGACAATCCGAAGCTCGCGCCGTTGTTCGGCGCACAGCCCGGCACGGTGCTGGCGTTCGAGCCGGAAACGAACTCCGGCCAGTGGTTGATCGCGCGGATCAAGGAGCGCCGCACCGATGCGCCCCCGACGGCATCCTCGGGTGGGATGGGCGACCAGATGCTGCAAAGCCTCGGCATCGGCCTGCTTGGTATCACGGCGGACCGCGTCGGGGTGCGGCTCAGCCCGCGCTACGGCGTCTGGGACCGCGTGAACCTGGTGGCGGTCCCGAGCGAGGGCGAAACCGCGGGCTTCCGTTTGTCGGCCCCGGCGGCGGCCGGCTGA
- a CDS encoding AMIN-like domain-containing (lipo)protein: MSMRTKLILATSSIALSALALTGCATGAPAPAPAPSAGGAVQAGAVSNLTSSAAEPEIRAGVHGSEERVVFDFSKLPNASGLKVMKHELNETAPVWGGSGEPVEGMTGKAFLHVYVEIADQDRSTAGPEQFGQELAQSAVVNDNSHGTGELTIGLSEGVDYEVLVEGEKVIVNMAQGSLGR, encoded by the coding sequence ATGTCCATGCGCACCAAGCTGATTTTGGCGACCAGCTCGATCGCGCTGTCCGCGCTGGCGCTGACCGGATGCGCCACGGGCGCCCCGGCGCCGGCTCCCGCCCCCTCGGCCGGTGGCGCCGTGCAGGCCGGGGCCGTGTCGAACCTGACCTCCTCCGCCGCCGAGCCGGAAATCCGCGCCGGCGTGCACGGCAGCGAGGAGCGGGTCGTGTTCGACTTCAGCAAGCTGCCGAACGCGAGTGGGCTGAAGGTGATGAAGCACGAGCTGAACGAGACGGCGCCGGTCTGGGGCGGCTCCGGCGAGCCGGTCGAAGGCATGACCGGCAAGGCGTTCCTGCACGTCTACGTGGAGATCGCCGACCAGGACCGCAGCACCGCCGGACCCGAGCAGTTCGGCCAGGAGCTGGCGCAGAGCGCGGTCGTCAACGACAACTCGCACGGCACCGGCGAGCTGACCATCGGGCTGTCCGAGGGCGTCGATTACGAGGTGCTGGTCGAAGGCGAGAAGGTGATTGTCAACATGGCTCAGGGTTCGTTGGGCCGTTGA
- a CDS encoding BCCT family transporter, whose amino-acid sequence MTRKASEPEKTGIPQSPAAFAAEHSARTDFVIFGVTAAITIFFVCWGVFSTDSLARVSSAALSWLVTNIGWGFVLAATGFVVFALWLAISRYGAIPLGQDGEEPEFRTVSWIAMMFSAGMGIGLMFFGVAEPLAHFVEPPPGTVEPLSEAAVETAMATSLFHWTLHPWSIYAVVGLSIAYCSFRRGRKQLISAVFTPLIGKRGAEGPIGKLIDILALIATLFGSAASLGLGTLQIQSGMQSAGWINGVGNTVLVLIIVVLTICFIFSAVSGVAKGIQWLSNINMVLAALLAIFVFVVGPTVFVLDLLPTSIGAYMRDFGEMASRSGATGGAAMNDWLSSWTIFYWAWWISWTPFVGMFIARISRGRTIRQFVAGVILVPSAVSLVWFTIFGGSSIRVQQSGVDVFRSGGEEAQTFRVLETLPLPAITTVLVMVLVAIFFVSGADAASVVMGTLSQRGSIEPKRWMVVFWGAATGAVAAIMLIVGGENALSGIQNLTFLASAPFAVVMVLLCVALMKDLREDPLMQRGEKGAQVLEQAVIAGTERHGGDFQLEVGPTEGDLNPY is encoded by the coding sequence ATGACCAGGAAGGCCTCGGAACCGGAGAAGACGGGCATACCGCAGTCACCCGCCGCGTTCGCCGCCGAACACTCGGCCCGCACCGACTTCGTGATCTTCGGGGTCACCGCCGCGATCACGATCTTCTTCGTCTGCTGGGGCGTGTTCTCCACCGATTCGCTGGCGCGGGTCTCGTCCGCCGCGCTGTCCTGGCTGGTGACCAACATCGGCTGGGGTTTCGTGCTCGCCGCGACCGGGTTCGTGGTGTTCGCGCTGTGGCTGGCGATCAGCCGCTACGGCGCGATCCCGCTGGGGCAGGACGGCGAGGAGCCGGAATTCCGCACCGTGTCGTGGATCGCGATGATGTTCAGCGCCGGCATGGGCATCGGCCTGATGTTCTTCGGCGTCGCAGAACCGCTGGCGCACTTCGTCGAACCGCCGCCCGGCACCGTGGAACCGCTGAGCGAGGCGGCGGTGGAGACCGCGATGGCGACGTCGCTGTTCCACTGGACACTGCACCCGTGGTCGATCTACGCCGTCGTCGGGCTGTCCATCGCGTACTGCAGCTTCCGGCGCGGTCGCAAGCAGCTGATCAGCGCCGTGTTCACGCCGCTGATCGGCAAGCGCGGCGCGGAGGGCCCGATCGGCAAGCTGATCGACATCCTCGCGCTGATCGCGACGCTGTTCGGCTCGGCGGCCTCGCTGGGGCTGGGGACGCTGCAGATCCAGAGCGGCATGCAGTCGGCCGGCTGGATCAACGGGGTCGGCAACACGGTGCTGGTGCTGATCATCGTGGTGCTGACGATCTGCTTCATCTTCTCGGCGGTGTCGGGCGTGGCCAAGGGCATCCAATGGCTATCCAACATCAACATGGTGCTTGCCGCGCTGCTGGCGATCTTCGTGTTCGTGGTCGGCCCGACGGTGTTCGTCCTCGACCTGCTGCCCACCTCGATCGGCGCCTACATGAGGGACTTCGGCGAGATGGCCTCCCGGTCCGGCGCCACCGGCGGTGCGGCGATGAACGACTGGTTGTCCAGCTGGACGATCTTCTACTGGGCGTGGTGGATCTCGTGGACGCCGTTCGTCGGCATGTTCATCGCGCGGATCAGCCGCGGCCGCACGATCCGGCAGTTCGTCGCCGGCGTGATCCTGGTGCCCAGCGCGGTGAGCCTGGTGTGGTTCACGATCTTCGGCGGCAGCTCGATCCGGGTGCAGCAGAGCGGCGTCGACGTGTTCCGCAGCGGCGGCGAGGAGGCGCAGACCTTCCGGGTGCTGGAGACGCTGCCGCTGCCGGCGATCACCACGGTGCTGGTGATGGTCCTGGTCGCGATCTTCTTCGTCTCCGGCGCGGACGCGGCGTCGGTGGTGATGGGCACGCTGTCGCAGCGTGGTTCGATCGAGCCGAAGCGGTGGATGGTGGTGTTCTGGGGCGCGGCGACGGGTGCGGTGGCCGCGATCATGCTCATCGTCGGCGGGGAGAACGCGCTCAGCGGCATCCAGAACCTGACCTTCCTGGCGTCGGCGCCGTTCGCGGTGGTGATGGTGCTGCTGTGCGTGGCGCTGATGAAGGACCTGCGCGAGGACCCGCTGATGCAGCGCGGCGAGAAGGGCGCGCAGGTGCTGGAGCAGGCGGTAATCGCCGGTACCGAGCGCCACGGCGGGGACTTCCAACTGGAAGTCGGCCCGACCGAAGGGGATTTAAATCCGTACTGA